The sequence ACGGATTATGCTTAAAGTTCCTGTTTTAGACTTTTGTATTCATAATGCTAATAAAAATTGTTCGCTCTGCATTATTAGTTAAAATTTGCTTTGAAAGAAAGAGTGAAAATAAAAAAGGATACCGACATAAGTCAGTATCCTCTATAAAATTATAAGTATAAAAATTACTCTTTAATCACTTTCTTAGTTGCTACATCTTTATCAGTTTTTACTTCAATGATGTAAATTCCTTTTGGATAAGTCGCTAAGCTAATAGCTTCTTTATCACTGTTGATATTTCCGCTTTGTACTTTTTTACCGGAAAGGTCATAAACAGTGAATGTTGATTTTTTAGGAGCATTTAAAATATTAGTTACATCTTTAGTAACAGAAGGAGCAATAGCAAGTTCGCTTAATGCTTTAGTACCTTCTTTAGTTCCTAATGAGCCTGCAGTATATCCCGTTACAATGATTGCATAGTTTTGAGGCGTCGTCACACTTGGAGTAGCGTTGTTAACCAATGTACCTTTGTGAAGGACTTCAATCTTGTAATTTCTTCCTGCTACAGGAGCATCAATAATGACTTGCTCTACGTTATCTACTGTGTTATCGCCTTTAGTCGCGGGAGCTGTTGGATTGATGGCATTAAGTTTCCAAGGCATGTATACTGTATTGTTGGTTGTATCAGTGATTCTTAAATCCAAGTCATTGACAAGCCTAGAGTTTCGGTTATTGTACGCAGCTTCCCAACTTATATTTCCAGGAAGCTTAAATTCTGGGTCAATCCAGGAAATAGTTACCTTAAGAGGTTCGCTTCCTGATGCTTTTACGATTTGGGAGTTTGTACTTCCGTTGTTTAGGCTTTCTTGATTGAAAATAACAGTATTGTTAGATTTCCCAACTAAAAGTTCAGCTCCTTTTTTAGCGTTAATGTACCCCCAACCATACCATGCATCAGGACCTACGGTTCCTGCTTCAGATGCTGAATGTATCATTAGCGTTTTAGCTGCGGCAGCGTTCATGTCAGCATTGTTAAACATTGATTTATATATTTGCATCCAAAGTCCGATAATACCTGTTACCTGTGGTGCAGCCATTGAAGTTCCACTGTTGATTTGCCAAGCAGTGCTTCCTGTAGTATTTTCTGCAGTTGATGCCATCCAGATATCTGACCCCGGAGCCGCAATATCTGGTTTAATACCTCCGTCATCTCTTGGTCCAGCACTACTATAATCAGCTTTTACAACATCTGTTGATGCAGTATATCGATAGTTATTAGTAGTGATCACTTCTGTAGCAGCTACAACAATAATGTTTTTAGCTAGAGAACCAGGTCCTATACAGTCTCCACCGTTACCACAGTTTGTTGCAGGAAGGGTATCTGTTGCTGTAAATAGAGCAAGATCTCCATTATCGTCTGTGTAATATTTAGGAGCTGTTGATCCACCCGGTAAGGCAGGTCCCATACCAAAATAATTACCTGCTGATTTTACAATAACATTGGTAGGGCTGCTGTATACAATGTTATCATAGTTTTGATCATTAGTAAAATAGGTGCCTTGTAGATCAAAAGTAGCATAAGGCTCAGTAGCGGTAGCAGGATAGTAGTCTCCATTCCAAACCAGAGCGGTTTGACCGGAAACGGTCGCAATATTCCAGCCTGCATTACTTCCATAAGAGTGGTTAGAGATTTTTGGCTGAGCTAAGATGATTTTTTGAAATACAGTACTAGTAGCTGTATTGCCAGGTAGGGTTGTTGTAGCAAATCTATAAGAATCCATTGTTGAATTTAATGCTATCCCCATTGCATTTCCAGTTCTTGTTGTCCCATCAGTTGCTGTTGCAGTTAGAGGAGATGATTTTGCTCCCACAATACTGGCGACACCAGTAGAATGTGCACTGTATGCATTTGTAGCGGCTTCTTTATTAGAAATTCTTCCAGCTGTATTGCTAAATGCAGGGTGTGCGGCATAAATTCTTCCTCCGTCAAATATGGTATAAAGTATTCCTTCTCCATTGAAAGATCCTGCCAATCCAGCAACACCACCTGCTGTAGTTAAAGCATCTACATTATTGTTCAAAATTTGATTTTGATCATCTGCTTGGTAGAAATAAGGTTTATTACGGAAAAATCCTGCTAGATTAGCTTTTTCTTCTTCAATTTTTTTCTGAATATCAGCTGACTTTGCAGTACTTCCGTACTTTTTTGCTACATAAGAGTCAAACTTAGCGCTATTCTCTTTGTTTTGTCTTTCAAATTCTCTTTTTAATCCTTCATTGTTTTGCGCACTTAATATTGAAATAGCTAAAGTGCTGGCCAAAAGTAAATGTTTCTTCATAATGGTTAGTAAAATATTAAAATTGTAATGGCTCAAATATAGGATAAAATATTTATAAAAAACGTAAAATAGTGAATTAATGATATTTTTTTTATTGTTTTGTATAGTATTTTACGCTTTTTACGTGGTATTTTGTTTGATTTGTCAATTGTGTTTTATTTTTGTATTTTTAAATTGATTTAGTGTTTTTAAGTAGGGTCTTGAAGACAGTAAATTCGAAAAAATGAAGTAACTTTACATTCTCTTTTTTATAAAAAAGTTAGAAAATTATATGTATTTAATTTTTGACACAGAAACAACAGGTTTACCAAAAAATTTCAATGCTCCGCTTTCAGATTCTGATAACTGGCCAAGAATGGTTCAAATTGCATGGCAGGTGCATGATGATGATGGTAATTTAATTGAAAATCAGGATTATATAATAAAACCTGAAGGGTATGATATTCCCTTTAATGCTGCTAGGATTCACGGGATTACAACGAAAATTGCTAATGAAGAAGGACGCGATCTGCAGGAGGTCTTAGAAGAGTTTTCTAAAGTTCTTGAAAAGATAAGAGTAGTTTCCGGTCACAACGTTGAATTTGATTACAATATTGTAGGAGCAGAGTTTTATAGAAAAAATATACATGACAACCTGCAAGAGAAACCCAGAGCTGATACGATGATTCTGGGAACTGACTTCTGTCAGTTAGGTGGGGGTCGCGGAGGAAGATATAAATCTCCAAAACTTGAAGAGCTTTATGAAAAACTGTATGGGAGCAAATTTGATGAAGCCCATAACGCAGCGGCAGACGTAAACGCTACTGCCAGTGCTTTCTTTGAGATGATAAGAATTGGAGTAGTTCCTGCTGAAACATTAAAGATTTCAGAAGATCAGTTAGCTTATTTCAAGAGTCTTTATCCGGATCCGATTAAGCCTTTCAATATTGTTATAAGAAGACAGGTTGCAGACTTTCATAATAAGAAAAAGCAGCAGGATTTCGGAAGTATTGATGAAATAGACTTAGGAAAATACTTCAATTTTGATAATCACAGTGTCTTTTCGACCTTAACAGCAACTTCAAGTATTAATGATCTGATTAAAAAAGCTTCTGATGAAAATTTCCCTGCTGTCGGAATGGTAGATCTGGGAAATATGATGGGAGCTTTTAAGTTTGTTTCCGCAGTGGAAGGCGCAAATGGAGATAGGGCTAAAAAACATAAAGAATATCTGGCTAAAAAACAGGATGCTGAAGAAAATGGAACTGAATTTAATGAAGCAGAACCAGTTTCTGAACCATTAATCCCTGTTGTTGGATGTGAATTTTATATTTCAGAACGTTACGAGCAAAAGCAGTTTACCAAAGATGATCCGGATAGGAGAACCCAAGTGGTGCTGTTGGCAAAAGATTTTAACGGATATAAAAACCTAGCAAAACTTTCTAGTATCGGTTTCTTAAAGGGATTCTATTTTGGGGTTCCAAGGATTAGCCGTGAATTGATTGCTGAGTATAAAGAAGGAATTATTGCTTTGACCTCCGGAATTATGGGGGACATCCCTGATGCTATCTTAAATACCGGTGAGCAAAAAGGGGAAGAGCTTTTCAAATGGTGGAGTGACACTTTTGGAGATGATTTTTATGTTCAGCTTCAAAACCATAATCTGCCTGAAGAAGAACACTTAAATGAGGTTCTGCTATATCTGGCAGATAAATATAGCGTCAAAATTCTGGCCCAGAACGAAACTTTTTATACCAATAGGGATGATGCTAATATTCAGGATATTGTAAGCTGTATTAAAGACGGTGAAAAGCTTACAACTCCTATTGGAAAAGGATTTGGAAAAAGAAGAGGACTTGCTACCGGAGAGTATTATATGAAAAGCTCTGACGAAATAAAAGAAGCTTTCCTTGCTTATCCGGATGCATTTGAAGCATATGAAGAATTTTTCGCAAAGTTTAAGCCTTATACCTTAAAAAGAGATGTTCTCCTGCCGAAATTTGATATTCCTGAAGAGTTTATCCATGAAGAAGATGAGGTAGATGGTGGGAAAAGAGGAGAGATGGCTTATCTTACCCATTTAACCTATGAAGGAGCGAGAAGAAGATATTTTGAAACTGGGATTACAGACGAGATTAAAGAGCGTTTGGACTTTGAGCTGGAAGTAATTGCCAATACGGGATATCCGGGATACTTCCTTATTGTTCAGGATTTCTGCAATGAAGCCCGTAATATGGGAGTTTGGGTAGGCCCGGGAAGGGGATCTGCTGCAGGATCTGCTGTGGCTTATTGTATCGGAATTACCAATGTTGACCCTATTAAGTATGATCTCCTTTTTGAGAGATTCCTGAATCCGGAAAGGGTTTCGATGCCCGATATTGATATTGACTTTGATGATGAAGGTAGAGATCGTGTCATCAAATGGGTAATTGAGAAATATGGACAAAGCCAGGTAGCGCAGATCATTACTTATTCTGTATTGGGAGGGAAATCTGCAATTAAAGATGCCGGAAGAGTATTGGATGTTCCAATCCCTGATACCAATAACATTGCTAAACTGATCCCTTCTACACCGGGGATGAATATTGCGAAAGCATTAGCAAAATACGATAAACTGAAACCAGAAGAGCAGATGCTTGTTGATGAGATGAGGTATGTTCTGGAGAGCCCTGATGATTCACGTCATGGAGTACTGGCAAGTGCTAAAAAGATGGAAGGGTGTATCAGAAATACCGGAATTCATGCCTGTGGGGTAATCATTACTCCGGAAGATGTGAGTAATCTGGTTCCGGTAACTATTGCTGCTAAAGATGCTGATATTTTGGTGTCTCAGTTTGATAACTCGGTGGCGGAAAGTGCTGGTCTTTTGAAAATGGATTTCCTGGGTCTTAGAACACTTACTATCATTAAAGATGCTTTGAAATTAGTGAAAGCAAGGTATGGAGTAGATATTGATCCGGATCTTATTCCATTGGATGATACTAAAACATATCAGTTATTTAAAGAAGGAAGAACGGTCGGGATTTTCCAGTATGAAAGTCCGGGGATGCAAAAATACATGAGGGAGCTTAAGCCTACTGTTTTTGCAGATCTTATTGCCATGAATGCATTGTATCGTCCGGGACCTATTAAATATATTCCAAACTTTATTAACAGAAAACATGGTGTTGAAGAGATTGTTTATGACTTACCGGAAACAGAAGAATATTTAAAGGAAACTTACGGAATTACTGTTTACCAGGAACAGGTAATGCTTTTGTCTCAGAAATTGGCCAACTTTACAAAAGGTGAAGCCGATACGTTGAGAAAAGCAATGGGTAAGAAGCAGATTGATGTTCTTAACAAAATGTATCCTAAATTTATTGAAGGAGGAAGGAAAAATAATCTTAATGAAGAAAGGCTGGAGAAAATCTGGAATGACTGGAAAGCCTTTGCAGAATATGCTTTCAACAAATCTCACTCAACGTGTTATGCTTTTATCGCTTATCAAACAGCTTATTTGAAAGCAAATTATCCTGCAGAATATATGGCGAGTGTAATGAGTAATAACATTAACAATACTGACTCGATTACCATGTTTATGGAGGATTGTAAAAGTATGGGAGTAGATGTTTTAGGACCTGATGTAAATGAATCTCAATATAAATTCTCTGTAAACGAAAAAGGCCAGATCCGTTTTGGTTTGGGAGCTATCAAGGGAATAGGAGAAGGGCCGAGTGAGGCGATTACAAGAGAAAGAGAGAATGGAAGGTTTAAAAATATTTATGATTTTTTTGAAAGAATATTACCTTCTCAAATGAATAAAAGAGTAGCGGAAAGTTTGGTGGTTGCCGGAGCTTTTGATGAATTAGATGCTTTTCACAGAGGTCAATACTTTGACATTGATATGGCGGGAAGAACTAATCTTGAAAGATTAATCAGGTATGGACAGAGCTTTCAGGAGAGTAAAAATGAAATGGAGTTTTCTCTGTTTGCAGATTTTGCAGATGAAGTTCAGATTGAGCAGCCTAAGTTACTGCCTTGTCCTGAATGGCCGAATATGCATAAACTGAATAAGGAAAAGGAAACTATCGGATTTTATCTTTCTGCCCATCCGCTGGATGAATTTAAATATCAATTCCAGTTTATGCAGGGAAGACTTTCCAAGAAATCAGTTCTTGAAAAAGATGAAGAGGGAAAAACAGGAACTGATGAGGCTCCTGTTTTAGAGCAGGATTCACCGGATGAAACTACTGATCTCATTGAAATTGTTTCTGATGAATTAGCTGTGGGAGAGGAAGAGATAGTGGAAGAAACGACCAAAAAGGCAGAACCAAAAGGAAATTTCTTATTCTTAAATCTTGATGAGGTAGATGCTTACAAAGAGCAGGCTTTTGCCAATAAGCAGGAAGAATTGTTTGAAGAAAAGAAAAAAGACTGGAAAACACTGCAGAAGGAAAGGGAAAATGGCGGTGGTGGAAAAGAGTATACGGTAGCAGGTCTTATCACAGAGTATAGAGTTCAGGATGGTTTCAGAAGTGGTGAAAAAGTAGCTTTTGTGACATTGGAAGATTATTCCGGTTCTTATTCTTTCAGATTGGGAGATAGAGATTATATGAGGCTCAAGGAAAAACTTGAAGTACAAAGGTTTGTTATCTTTAAAATAAAATTTGCCAAAGTAAAAGACGGAAGAGTTTTTGTGAATGTTAATGATGTGATTGAGCTTCAGGAAGCATTCGAAAGATTTGCCAAGAGTATTTCTTTAGTGATGGATGTGATGGATGTAAGATTGGAAGATTTGGATTTCTTTCGAACCGTTTTGGAGAGAAATAAAGGAAATCAGAAATTAAAATTCTTTATTAAGAATATTGAAGATGATTCCCAAATTGAAGTCCAGTCTATGAAACATTCTGTCGATTTGAATGGAGATCTCATCAAGGAAATACAATTGCTTAATAAATATGAGTTTTATTTGAACTAAAAAGATATAATATAAGAATTTGAAAGTGGCTTTTGGCCACTTTTTTTTGTAAATGAGCTAAATACTTGATAATATTTGTTTTATATGGAAAATATTATTTTATGTTAAGTTGTAATTTTTTCACAGGTAGGGTTTTAATTTTTTTTATTGTAATTTATTGATAATTAGCGTTTTAAATAGTTTGATTTTAATTAATGAATAACTGTTAAAATTAAATAATTGTTTAATTTTATTTAAAAATAATAGATATTTTTAATTCTATAATTAATGTTTTTTAATATTTTATGATATTTGTTTAAATATTTTTTACTTTTACCGCCCTAACTATTATTATTACTATTTATGAAAAGAATTCTACTGATGTGTATGATGGCTCTTGGTATAGGAGCCTCAGCACAGATCCTCGTTAATGAGGGATTTGAGGGTGGGTCATTATCTCCTGGATGGACCTCGTCTGCGTTACCCACTACTGCATCACAGACACCATCAATAGGAATGTGGTCGTCTGGTACTGCTTGTGCAGGATCAAATATGGCTTATAGGAACCTTTACAGCAGTGTAACATCTTATAATCTTGTTTATTCTTCTCTCAATTCCAATGGCCTGGCTCTTGATTATTCATTCCAGTATGCAGCTAAAGGATATTCATCCACCGCAAGTACCAAAGGAAACTTTACAGCTGAGTATTCCTTAGATGGTGGAGGGAACTGGACCACTTTGGTTGCTCCTGTCAATCTTGATAGTCCGGGCACTACTCCTATTTCTTGTACTACTGTTTCAGGAACAATTCCTGCGGGAACAATTCCTGCCGGAGCGGATTTTAAATTCAGAATTACGGCAAACTATGTCTCTCCTGGGGATTTTTATTTAGGATTTGATGAAATCAAATTAAGCCAGCCAATTACAACGCCTCCCGGATGTACCACGTTAGTGGCGCCTGCAGCAGCGGCAACCGGAGTTTCCAGAACTCCTACATTAAAATGGAACAGTGCAGCCGGAGCTACCGGTTATTTGATTAATATAGGAACTACTCAAGGTGGAAATGATGTATTGAATAATGTAAATGTGGGAAATACGCTTAGTTATACTCTTCCTGCAGCAAATACCCTTAATTATTCAACAACATATTTTGTAAAAGTAATTCCTACCAATGATCTTGGATCTAATACAGGCTGTTCAGAAAGTTCTTTCACGACTTTGAATATTGGTTGTCCTACGGTTTCAGCGCCTAGCTCAGCGGCAACGGGAGTTTCTGTACTTCCTGCTATTACCTGGTCATCAGTATCAGGAGCTACCGGGTATAAGATTTCGATAGGAAGTACAACAGGTGGAACTGATATCATGAATAATGTAGATGTAGGAAATGTTACCACTTATACTCTTACAACTCCATTGTTATTCAATACTAAATACTATTATACGGTTAATAGTTATAGTCCTACATCTGTAAGTTCAGGTTGTACAGAAAGAACCTTTACAACAGCTACTTTATGTCCTTCCGTTTCAGCACCTAGCGCAGCGGCGACCAGTGTATCAGTACTTCCTACTTTTACATGGACTGCAATAGCCGGTGTTACCGGATATAGAATTACGATTGGAACTACCACTGGCGGAAATGATATTATGGATAATTTTGATGTAGGAAATGTTGCGACTTATACACTTACTACACCATTGGCTTTCAATACGAAGTATTATTATAAAGTCATTGCTTATTCAGGAAGTACGGTAGGAACTGCTTGTTCGGAAAGAACTTTTACAACGGCAGTTCTTTGTCCTAGTGTTTCTGCACCTAGCTCAGCAGCAACCGGTGTATCAGTGCTTCCTACTTTTACATGGACTGCAATAGCTGGGGTTACCGGATATAGAATTACGATGGGAACTACCGCGGGAGGAAATGATATTATGGATAATTTTGATGTAGGAAATGTTGCGACTTACACGCTTACTACACCATTGGCTTTCAATACGAAATATTATTATAAAGTCATTGCTTATTCAGGAAGTACCGTAGGAACTGCATGTGCGGAAAGAACCTTTACAACAAGTACTTTGTGTCCGGTAGTGACAGCGCCTAGTTCATCAGCTACTGGAGTTTCAGTATTGCCTACCTTTACTTGGGATGCAATAACAGGAGCTACAGGTTATAAAATATCTATGGGAACTACTTCTGGTGGGGTAGA is a genomic window of Chryseobacterium nakagawai containing:
- a CDS encoding S8 family peptidase, with translation MKKHLLLASTLAISILSAQNNEGLKREFERQNKENSAKFDSYVAKKYGSTAKSADIQKKIEEEKANLAGFFRNKPYFYQADDQNQILNNNVDALTTAGGVAGLAGSFNGEGILYTIFDGGRIYAAHPAFSNTAGRISNKEAATNAYSAHSTGVASIVGAKSSPLTATATDGTTRTGNAMGIALNSTMDSYRFATTTLPGNTATSTVFQKIILAQPKISNHSYGSNAGWNIATVSGQTALVWNGDYYPATATEPYATFDLQGTYFTNDQNYDNIVYSSPTNVIVKSAGNYFGMGPALPGGSTAPKYYTDDNGDLALFTATDTLPATNCGNGGDCIGPGSLAKNIIVVAATEVITTNNYRYTASTDVVKADYSSAGPRDDGGIKPDIAAPGSDIWMASTAENTTGSTAWQINSGTSMAAPQVTGIIGLWMQIYKSMFNNADMNAAAAKTLMIHSASEAGTVGPDAWYGWGYINAKKGAELLVGKSNNTVIFNQESLNNGSTNSQIVKASGSEPLKVTISWIDPEFKLPGNISWEAAYNNRNSRLVNDLDLRITDTTNNTVYMPWKLNAINPTAPATKGDNTVDNVEQVIIDAPVAGRNYKIEVLHKGTLVNNATPSVTTPQNYAIIVTGYTAGSLGTKEGTKALSELAIAPSVTKDVTNILNAPKKSTFTVYDLSGKKVQSGNINSDKEAISLATYPKGIYIIEVKTDKDVATKKVIKE
- a CDS encoding T9SS type A sorting domain-containing protein, which codes for MKRILLMCMMALGIGASAQILVNEGFEGGSLSPGWTSSALPTTASQTPSIGMWSSGTACAGSNMAYRNLYSSVTSYNLVYSSLNSNGLALDYSFQYAAKGYSSTASTKGNFTAEYSLDGGGNWTTLVAPVNLDSPGTTPISCTTVSGTIPAGTIPAGADFKFRITANYVSPGDFYLGFDEIKLSQPITTPPGCTTLVAPAAAATGVSRTPTLKWNSAAGATGYLINIGTTQGGNDVLNNVNVGNTLSYTLPAANTLNYSTTYFVKVIPTNDLGSNTGCSESSFTTLNIGCPTVSAPSSAATGVSVLPAITWSSVSGATGYKISIGSTTGGTDIMNNVDVGNVTTYTLTTPLLFNTKYYYTVNSYSPTSVSSGCTERTFTTATLCPSVSAPSAAATSVSVLPTFTWTAIAGVTGYRITIGTTTGGNDIMDNFDVGNVATYTLTTPLAFNTKYYYKVIAYSGSTVGTACSERTFTTAVLCPSVSAPSSAATGVSVLPTFTWTAIAGVTGYRITMGTTAGGNDIMDNFDVGNVATYTLTTPLAFNTKYYYKVIAYSGSTVGTACAERTFTTSTLCPVVTAPSSSATGVSVLPTFTWDAITGATGYKISMGTTSGGVDILNNVDVGNVTTYVLTTPLAFSTKYYYTVTGYAGGLTGSSCTVRNFTTQGACPSVTYPADLSAIQPLKPTFKWSPIVTATSYTLTIGTTAGGSDIMNNVDVGNVTSYTLTTALTQGTKYYYKVNTTTSTGCTERSFTVNATPAPANDDCVGSLVASSLPYTYSQTDGAGSTNGTGFITACSSSSNDGMWFKFTGNGNEITVAAKNTTAWDHKVSVYSGSCGALTCVGTADAVFSSVGSTETYTFNSVAGTVYYVNVGYYSSTIDNPEGNFDLNITSSSLSTSEVVSEKVKEIKVYPNPFTDTLNISDISKVQSVSVIDLAGRVVKTIEKPSSELQLTDLKQGMYLIVLHLKDGSKQVVKSIKR
- the dnaE gene encoding DNA polymerase III subunit alpha, which codes for MYLIFDTETTGLPKNFNAPLSDSDNWPRMVQIAWQVHDDDGNLIENQDYIIKPEGYDIPFNAARIHGITTKIANEEGRDLQEVLEEFSKVLEKIRVVSGHNVEFDYNIVGAEFYRKNIHDNLQEKPRADTMILGTDFCQLGGGRGGRYKSPKLEELYEKLYGSKFDEAHNAAADVNATASAFFEMIRIGVVPAETLKISEDQLAYFKSLYPDPIKPFNIVIRRQVADFHNKKKQQDFGSIDEIDLGKYFNFDNHSVFSTLTATSSINDLIKKASDENFPAVGMVDLGNMMGAFKFVSAVEGANGDRAKKHKEYLAKKQDAEENGTEFNEAEPVSEPLIPVVGCEFYISERYEQKQFTKDDPDRRTQVVLLAKDFNGYKNLAKLSSIGFLKGFYFGVPRISRELIAEYKEGIIALTSGIMGDIPDAILNTGEQKGEELFKWWSDTFGDDFYVQLQNHNLPEEEHLNEVLLYLADKYSVKILAQNETFYTNRDDANIQDIVSCIKDGEKLTTPIGKGFGKRRGLATGEYYMKSSDEIKEAFLAYPDAFEAYEEFFAKFKPYTLKRDVLLPKFDIPEEFIHEEDEVDGGKRGEMAYLTHLTYEGARRRYFETGITDEIKERLDFELEVIANTGYPGYFLIVQDFCNEARNMGVWVGPGRGSAAGSAVAYCIGITNVDPIKYDLLFERFLNPERVSMPDIDIDFDDEGRDRVIKWVIEKYGQSQVAQIITYSVLGGKSAIKDAGRVLDVPIPDTNNIAKLIPSTPGMNIAKALAKYDKLKPEEQMLVDEMRYVLESPDDSRHGVLASAKKMEGCIRNTGIHACGVIITPEDVSNLVPVTIAAKDADILVSQFDNSVAESAGLLKMDFLGLRTLTIIKDALKLVKARYGVDIDPDLIPLDDTKTYQLFKEGRTVGIFQYESPGMQKYMRELKPTVFADLIAMNALYRPGPIKYIPNFINRKHGVEEIVYDLPETEEYLKETYGITVYQEQVMLLSQKLANFTKGEADTLRKAMGKKQIDVLNKMYPKFIEGGRKNNLNEERLEKIWNDWKAFAEYAFNKSHSTCYAFIAYQTAYLKANYPAEYMASVMSNNINNTDSITMFMEDCKSMGVDVLGPDVNESQYKFSVNEKGQIRFGLGAIKGIGEGPSEAITRERENGRFKNIYDFFERILPSQMNKRVAESLVVAGAFDELDAFHRGQYFDIDMAGRTNLERLIRYGQSFQESKNEMEFSLFADFADEVQIEQPKLLPCPEWPNMHKLNKEKETIGFYLSAHPLDEFKYQFQFMQGRLSKKSVLEKDEEGKTGTDEAPVLEQDSPDETTDLIEIVSDELAVGEEEIVEETTKKAEPKGNFLFLNLDEVDAYKEQAFANKQEELFEEKKKDWKTLQKERENGGGGKEYTVAGLITEYRVQDGFRSGEKVAFVTLEDYSGSYSFRLGDRDYMRLKEKLEVQRFVIFKIKFAKVKDGRVFVNVNDVIELQEAFERFAKSISLVMDVMDVRLEDLDFFRTVLERNKGNQKLKFFIKNIEDDSQIEVQSMKHSVDLNGDLIKEIQLLNKYEFYLN